DNA from Balearica regulorum gibbericeps isolate bBalReg1 chromosome 18, bBalReg1.pri, whole genome shotgun sequence:
GGCGCTGGAGAAGGTCTTGTCCGGCGTCCGGTCCGCATCACCAGCGGCACACACCCCGTTCTCGGTGGCAGCCTCCCTGGGCACCAGCACGGGCGCCTCGGAGGCCTCTGGCACGGGCTGGGCACCATCTACGCCAGTTTCCGTGGGGGGGTCAGGGTTCGGGGCGGCAGTGCCAACCACGGGGTTggcctcccccggccccggcgcagCCATGGCATGAGGCAgcgggctgcaggcagggctgctccgCTCCCCGCTCTCATCCAGGCAGGCATTGTGCTGGGCCCCCGCTCcggctggcagggctgtgccggggCCCCACGGCGTGCCGGGGCTGCCAGCCAGCGCTGCTGCCTGCGAGCAGCCGGAGGTTGATGAGTCACGGCTGTGCCAGGCCTGGCGCCGTGGGGAGGGCGAGTGGCACGGGGAGGAGGAGCTGCCGGCCGTGCCGGGGGGCTGATCCTGCCACGGGCGGCGGAAGTCGTGGCCCAGCGGGGACCCCCCGAGCTGGGGCTGGCCGCGTGGCACGGTGCCCAGCGGCTTGGCCATCAGCCCCCGGAAGGTGATCATGCGACGGTAGCACCAGCTGTCACTGGCCAGGGGTTCGCGGGCCGCCGGGCTGCCGCTGCCGATGTTGTTGTTGGAGGAGCTGTTGGAGGCCCAGGGATGCCGCTGAGCTGGGGGGCTCGCACCCTGTGGGtggggggctccgggggggcTGTCCTTGCCTAGCTCCAGCATCACGCAGTCCGGACGGGCCCcgctctgccctggcagccgCCCGCCCGGCGGGGCTGCCCGCGGCTCCCCGTACCCCCCGGGGCTGTAGGCACAGTTCACCGACGGGGAGATGCCCAGCGGGTCGGTGAAGATGCTGGGCTGGAAGCCGGGGACGGGCCAGtcctggctgcctgcctgggcgggctcctcctccagcaggtAGCCCTCGGCCCCGCGGCTGGGGGACGGCTCGTAGCCCCGCGGCTCCTGCCCCGGGCAGGGGTACGGGTAATACTCGGCACACTCCCAGGAGCCCTCGCCCGCCGGTGCGTGGCCCAGCAGCGGCTCCATGCTGAGGGAGACGGTGGGGCTGCTGTCGGAGTCATAGGCGCCATCGCTCCGGGCACCCTGGGCTCTCCAGCAGGACGGGGGGCGCGGGGACCCCCGCTCGCCCGCGGGGCTGTAGGCGCACATGGCGTAGTCCAGCTCGGCGCTGCCCTCCCCGGGCCCCTCGATGCGGATGTAGTACTCGCTGCCGAGTGAGGGGCTGTGGGCACCCAGGATGGGCACCACGCCGGGTGCCGGCAGGCCGGGGCAGCCCGGTGGCTTGCACTCGTAGCAGGAGGGCGAGACCCCCAGGCTCAGGCGCCCTGTGGTCGTGGCCGGGTAGTAGAGGTCATGGTAGCGGGCGGCACTGCTGGGGCTCAGGGACCCCAGGGGCGCCTGGAAGTGCTCGGTCTTGGTGTGCTCCCACTTGTACTCGAAATTGAGGCCGTGGCTGGTCTCCATGACGGTGAGGATGTCATCCCCGTCCGAGGGGAAGCCGTCGGCCGAGAACTGCTCCAGCAGCGGGAAGGAGGAGAGCTCGGCACCGTGGTGGCTGGCACTGGCGCCGCCATTGGGTTTCATGGAGTTCCAGCGCTTCTCGAACTCCTCCTCCGCCTCCGTCGCCCCTTTGGCGCAGAGGTAGGAGAGCAAGAGGTGCACCTCCTCTGCCGTCGGGCGCTGCTCcggctgcagccagcagaacTGCATCACCTCGTACCTGCcgcggggaggggtgggggtcagccccggccccccgcccgccgggggacagggagagggagggggcagGATGCGGCCGCAGCCCGGCCGGGGTCCTCACCAGCGCTCCGAGAGCGACAGCTTCAGCTGGGGCTTGGGCAGCttgagctgctgctccttgaTGGCGTAGGCGAGCACTTGCCGGTCAGAGTAGTGGTCGTAGGGCTGGCTGCCCAGCTCAAACAGCTCCCAGATGGTGACGCCCAGCGACCTGCGGGCAGGGCGAGATGCTGGGGGCACGGGGAGACCCCCACTCCACTACCAGCCGGTGATCCCAAAAATGATCCACCCTGATACGTCACTGATGCTGCCCTCGTGCCAGACACCTCCCTCTGCATCCCCCGGCTGCCAACCTGTGCCGTGCCCGGCAGcagccccccgtgccccccccgaCCCCACTCACCAGACGTTGCTGGACTTGGTCTGGTCTACAACGAGCAGGTTGCCATGCACTTCATCAATGAGCTCGGGCGCGATCCAGCGCAGCGGCACCCACAGCTGGTCGGCCGTCACAAAGTAGTCGTCCTGCCAAGTATGCAGGGTCAGTACGAGAAGAGAACGTCAAACCTACGCGTAAGGGACCGGCCACACCGCGGCAAGAGCTGGCCCTGGCTCTgccgcccccccgccctccccaaCCAGCCCATCGCTGCACCCCGGGTCCCTGATCCCCCCCCCAACTGtgctctgctccctctgcccaagcccccagccccctctgCCCACTCCCCGTCTCCCCGTCCTgagccccctccagccccacggcctcctcccgccgcccccctccACTCCCGGGCTGCAGTctcagccctgccaggagcCGCAGGCAGCCGAGAGCAGGCAGGACGGACGGACAGCCCCCTGCCAaagtgctggcagctgcctgcggggacctggccctggcagaggggcaCATCCAGGCCAGCCCAGGCAGGACCAGGGAGCCCCGGCTGCATTGCACTCTGCCGGGCAGGGGGGCAGCGCTCGGGGGGAGCAAACCCCCCTCTGTGCTCAGGGGGAGCTGCCAGCCGGGGAAAacaagctgggggggggggggggggggggcgggcagccTGGTCCTGGACACAAAACGTCCCTGGCAGGGTGGTCTGTGGGACAGCacccccccgctgccccagcaaagcccagggggctgccccagcaccaCCGGGGCAGGGAGATGCACgcgtggaggggggggggcagggctCGGTGCagcgtgtgtctgtgtgtgtgtgtacatgtgtgtgcCACGGGGTCACGGTGCGCagtcccccagccccttcctcccccaaacCAGCCTTACTTTGTACTTGCAGTGCGAGAGCCCGTAGTCTCCAATCTTGACGGTCAGGTCGGCGGTGAGCAGGCAGTTCCGCAGGGCCAGGTCGCTGCCAAGCAAACCCCGGTGCTGTCACCACCACcgtggggggggcaggggacacCCACCACCCGGGCACCGAGGGTCCGTGCTCggccccccctccctgccctggaTACTGCCGTGACCAGTGGGCTGGTGGTGGGAGCGGGACggctgtgcagcagcagggccagcGGTCTCGCTGCTGAACACCAGGCGTGCCGATAACCAGCCACCAAATGCACAGCAGGAATGCCTGCGCGGCTCCAGCTGCGCCTCCGTCCGTCGTCCATCCATCACGCGCTGAGCCAAGCAGAAAGCGGGTGTCCCGGGGCAACTGGCACAGCGCCGGGCTCCCAGgcggctgctccagccctggagGGGTCGCACAGACGGGGCACACGCgagacacccccctccccccagatGCCCGTAGGAAAGtccctctgcagcacagccagggaCCCCGTGTCCCCCTGACCACAGCACCGGGCACCCTCGTAAGGACCCACCCGCAGCGCCTGGCTTGGGTGGAGAAGGTCTGGTGGTCCCCGACGGCAGCGCACCCCCTCCTCAACAAAATCACTGATGCTGGAGTCTCCGTCTGCAACTCACTCAGCACCAGGATATTGttgggcaggaggagcagcggTGGGGCAGGAACACCggtgtcctggggaccccacgCATCCGGACCCTCCGATTCCTCCCCAGGTCCCCCGGGGTGCCAGGCCAGCCTACCTGTGGATGTAGTTGTTCCTGTGCAGGTGCAGGACGCCGCAGGCCACCTCGCACGCCATCCTCTGCAGGGTCAGCGGGTCCGGGGTCATGGCCTCGGCCCCCCGGCAGCTCCGCAGGTACCCCTTCAGGTCACCCTGCAGGGCAGTGCCACCGTCACCCTCCGTGGAGCTCGGCTCGCCGTGGGCTCGGCCATGTccagcagggcagagctctgccacgcacccctccctgcccgcagccctgcaACCCCCTCCGCGGTACCTCGCAGCCGGAGcttgtcccccagccccacggcagcaCCTCGGGGAGTGGGACGGGATGCGGGGGGGACGCACGGGACTCACCAGTGGGCAGAACTCCATCACCAGCAGGTACGGGGTGACCTCGGCGCACTGGGCCAGGCACTGCAGCAGGTTGGTGTGCTGGAGGGCCCTGTGCGGGGCAGAGCAACGGGGCCAGGTCAGCACCAcgccggccggggcgggggcacAGCAGCACCCCTGCAGAACGGTCACcctgcctcctctgctgctgcactgggGACCAGCGCGGGGGCTGCCGGGAGCGCCAGGAGCGGGTACCAGCACGTCCCAGCGCCCTGGGATGCGCCACAAAGGCACATTTGTTCAGCTCTGCCGGGACAGGGAGCAGCTCCGCACCCTCCCCCTCAGCCCCGCTCTGCCCATGACCTCACCGCAGCCCGCTGCCCCGGCGTCGCGGCCAGCGGCTCCCGGCACAGCCCTTGTCCTGCCGCACTGAGCCCCAGGCAGACGCGCGATGGGGCCGGGACAGAGCTGTGGGGCCTGGAGAGCTCGGCCGGGCACCTCCTCGGGGCAGCCGCGGCTCTGCTTGGCTGCCAAACGTGGCACAGAGGGGACCGGGGACCACCCCACAGCATCCCCACCCCTGGCTGTGCCCCGTGCAGCAGCGGCACAGTGGAGCGAACCCGGACATACCTGTAGGGCTGCGCTTCCTCCAGGAACTGCATCTGGTCCTGCACGCTGGCGCTTGCCTTCAGTTCCTTCACCACCACCTGGGTGCTGCTGATGCCCGAGTTCACCTCCCCCAGGAACACCTGGGGCGAGGGACAGGCTCGTCCCCTCTGTCCGAACCCCGAACCCCGTCTCGCACAGCCCGGCCCCACAGCTGGCATCCCAGCGTGCCaccggggtgtccccaggggcCCCTGCTCCTGCCGCTCACCTTGCCGAACCAGCCGTGCCCGATCTCCTTCAGGTAGAGCAGGCTCTGCCGCCCCAGGTCCGCCGACTTGAGGAGCTGCACTGTAACAGAGCACATCCAGCTGCCCGCAcgccctcctgcctgcctgcccgcccaCCCAGCCTGCCCACGTTACCTGCCGGTCCCGGCCAAGCCCTGGTGTCCCCACCGTGCCACCCGGTGCCGGGGCCTGCAccaccccggggtgctgcggAGCAGCCCCCACTGCAGCCATCCCCAGGCACCCTGCAGCCCGGGCATCCTCCTGTCCAGACATCCTCCCAGAGCTGGGGGACGCGGGGTACCAGCGTCCCCAAATGGAGTGGCAGCGGTGAGCTGGCTccctgccccttctcctcctcacagACCAGGGAGATCGAAGCTGAGCCCAGCAGGAGCTCTGGCATTTAGCCCCTTCccggcccccccaccccgggcgCAGGTCCTGCCCCTTGGGCACCCATGCCAAGGGCGGGCAGCAATGGGGCCATTGTTGGGCTGCGCCGCGCCGCCTCGCACCGCGCCGGCCCCGCCACACTGCTGCCATTCTCCAGGCCGGGGAGTGACACTGGGCGGAGGGGACCGCGGCCGGGCGCCCCCCACATTCCTCTCCCACTC
Protein-coding regions in this window:
- the AATK gene encoding serine/threonine-protein kinase LMTK1 isoform X3, which codes for MLACLCCKKGDIGFKEFENAEGDDYVTELSAQGSPAPQHGPEVYVLPLTKVSLPMAKQPGRSVQLLKSADLGRQSLLYLKEIGHGWFGKVFLGEVNSGISSTQVVVKELKASASVQDQMQFLEEAQPYRALQHTNLLQCLAQCAEVTPYLLVMEFCPLGDLKGYLRSCRGAEAMTPDPLTLQRMACEVACGVLHLHRNNYIHSDLALRNCLLTADLTVKIGDYGLSHCKYKDDYFVTADQLWVPLRWIAPELIDEVHGNLLVVDQTKSSNVWSLGVTIWELFELGSQPYDHYSDRQVLAYAIKEQQLKLPKPQLKLSLSERWYEVMQFCWLQPEQRPTAEEVHLLLSYLCAKGATEAEEEFEKRWNSMKPNGGASASHHGAELSSFPLLEQFSADGFPSDGDDILTVMETSHGLNFEYKWEHTKTEHFQAPLGSLSPSSAARYHDLYYPATTTGRLSLGVSPSCYECKPPGCPGLPAPGVVPILGAHSPSLGSEYYIRIEGPGEGSAELDYAMCAYSPAGERGSPRPPSCWRAQGARSDGAYDSDSSPTVSLSMEPLLGHAPAGEGSWECAEYYPYPCPGQEPRGYEPSPSRGAEGYLLEEEPAQAGSQDWPVPGFQPSIFTDPLGISPSVNCAYSPGGYGEPRAAPPGGRLPGQSGARPDCVMLELGKDSPPGAPHPQGASPPAQRHPWASNSSSNNNIGSGSPAAREPLASDSWCYRRMITFRGLMAKPLGTVPRGQPQLGGSPLGHDFRRPWQDQPPGTAGSSSSPCHSPSPRRQAWHSRDSSTSGCSQAAALAGSPGTPWGPGTALPAGAGAQHNACLDESGERSSPACSPLPHAMAAPGPGEANPVVGTAAPNPDPPTETGVDGAQPVPEASEAPVLVPREAATENGVCAAGDADRTPDKTFSSASFPSVDEVSDEDTAELTSGVFTDFSGDYMERVEAAPAFKSLQKQLGTPDSLESLDIPSTASSCEAFSPTAFTPAGQPKALDSGYDTENNESPEFVLKEPHEPREPEAFGQLGKPPPGLPGDEGEGAATETRLSTSLGAELHSLAEKNPYRDSAYFSDYDAEAERGPKDEEDSDGSQTPEAEEGPRPPMQDVGRAPVLGEDPLHPPGAPGSPPAVPGVAVAVDVQAAGGLAGDWREAEARSAPASPTGQGSGTDWRSIGTVPVPGSSLRPDGDACPPGSVPPKTFFLTPVLASPGEPVSIGGIGVPEGIPGLGGTAAGGEQTVPPMPGLGELGLPPEGTAVGDAPGGPSTLLPGDESPPGLSPLLSAREPRLAAPERREEPEEEEEDTEDSDESDEELRCYNIQEQSEESEEESPAVPIVVAESQSSRNLRSLLKMPSLLSEAFCEDLERKKKAVSFYDDVTIYLFDQESPTRELAEQSFPEPPQPSGQPPAGSSPPSPADRLGASDDSLDGNASEESGGFEWDDDFPLMPVKPSLMSSLTGTPAEPDPAVPALPALVPAQKQVLPIQFSRFTVSPAPVSRFSITHVSDSDMDSIGGSSEDGDRE
- the AATK gene encoding serine/threonine-protein kinase LMTK1 isoform X1 — its product is MGRLAAAAAMSAAFLSPSLAFSSHFDPDGTPLSELSWSSSLAVVTVSFSGLFTFIFLMLACLCCKKGDIGFKEFENAEGDDYVTELSAQGSPAPQHGPEVYVLPLTKVSLPMAKQPGRSVQLLKSADLGRQSLLYLKEIGHGWFGKVFLGEVNSGISSTQVVVKELKASASVQDQMQFLEEAQPYRALQHTNLLQCLAQCAEVTPYLLVMEFCPLGDLKGYLRSCRGAEAMTPDPLTLQRMACEVACGVLHLHRNNYIHSDLALRNCLLTADLTVKIGDYGLSHCKYKDDYFVTADQLWVPLRWIAPELIDEVHGNLLVVDQTKSSNVWSLGVTIWELFELGSQPYDHYSDRQVLAYAIKEQQLKLPKPQLKLSLSERWYEVMQFCWLQPEQRPTAEEVHLLLSYLCAKGATEAEEEFEKRWNSMKPNGGASASHHGAELSSFPLLEQFSADGFPSDGDDILTVMETSHGLNFEYKWEHTKTEHFQAPLGSLSPSSAARYHDLYYPATTTGRLSLGVSPSCYECKPPGCPGLPAPGVVPILGAHSPSLGSEYYIRIEGPGEGSAELDYAMCAYSPAGERGSPRPPSCWRAQGARSDGAYDSDSSPTVSLSMEPLLGHAPAGEGSWECAEYYPYPCPGQEPRGYEPSPSRGAEGYLLEEEPAQAGSQDWPVPGFQPSIFTDPLGISPSVNCAYSPGGYGEPRAAPPGGRLPGQSGARPDCVMLELGKDSPPGAPHPQGASPPAQRHPWASNSSSNNNIGSGSPAAREPLASDSWCYRRMITFRGLMAKPLGTVPRGQPQLGGSPLGHDFRRPWQDQPPGTAGSSSSPCHSPSPRRQAWHSRDSSTSGCSQAAALAGSPGTPWGPGTALPAGAGAQHNACLDESGERSSPACSPLPHAMAAPGPGEANPVVGTAAPNPDPPTETGVDGAQPVPEASEAPVLVPREAATENGVCAAGDADRTPDKTFSSASFPSVDEVSDEDTAELTSGVFTDFSGDYMERVEAAPAFKSLQKQLGTPDSLESLDIPSTASSCEAFSPTAFTPAGQPKALDSGYDTENNESPEFVLKEPHEPREPEAFGQLGKPPPGLPGDEGEGAATETRLSTSLGAELHSLAEKNPYRDSAYFSDYDAEAERGPKDEEDSDGSQTPEAEEGPRPPMQDVGRAPVLGEDPLHPPGAPGSPPAVPGVAVAVDVQAAGGLAGDWREAEARSAPASPTGQGSGTDWRSIGTVPVPGSSLRPDGDACPPGSVPPKTFFLTPVLASPGEPVSIGGIGVPEGIPGLGGTAAGGEQTVPPMPGLGELGLPPEGTAVGDAPGGPSTLLPGDESPPGLSPLLSAREPRLAAPERREEPEEEEEDTEDSDESDEELRCYNIQEQSEESEEESPAVPIVVAESQSSRNLRSLLKMPSLLSEAFCEDLERKKKAVSFYDDVTIYLFDQESPTRELAEQSFPEPPQPSGQPPAGSSPPSPADRLGASDDSLDGNASEESGGFEWDDDFPLMPVKPSLMSSLTGTPAEPDPAVPALPALVPAQKQVLPIQFSRFTVSPAPVSRFSITHVSDSDMDSIGGSSEDGDRE
- the AATK gene encoding serine/threonine-protein kinase LMTK1 isoform X2, encoding MLTIAYLLAQAAFGSRGLARRCSQEFENAEGDDYVTELSAQGSPAPQHGPEVYVLPLTKVSLPMAKQPGRSVQLLKSADLGRQSLLYLKEIGHGWFGKVFLGEVNSGISSTQVVVKELKASASVQDQMQFLEEAQPYRALQHTNLLQCLAQCAEVTPYLLVMEFCPLGDLKGYLRSCRGAEAMTPDPLTLQRMACEVACGVLHLHRNNYIHSDLALRNCLLTADLTVKIGDYGLSHCKYKDDYFVTADQLWVPLRWIAPELIDEVHGNLLVVDQTKSSNVWSLGVTIWELFELGSQPYDHYSDRQVLAYAIKEQQLKLPKPQLKLSLSERWYEVMQFCWLQPEQRPTAEEVHLLLSYLCAKGATEAEEEFEKRWNSMKPNGGASASHHGAELSSFPLLEQFSADGFPSDGDDILTVMETSHGLNFEYKWEHTKTEHFQAPLGSLSPSSAARYHDLYYPATTTGRLSLGVSPSCYECKPPGCPGLPAPGVVPILGAHSPSLGSEYYIRIEGPGEGSAELDYAMCAYSPAGERGSPRPPSCWRAQGARSDGAYDSDSSPTVSLSMEPLLGHAPAGEGSWECAEYYPYPCPGQEPRGYEPSPSRGAEGYLLEEEPAQAGSQDWPVPGFQPSIFTDPLGISPSVNCAYSPGGYGEPRAAPPGGRLPGQSGARPDCVMLELGKDSPPGAPHPQGASPPAQRHPWASNSSSNNNIGSGSPAAREPLASDSWCYRRMITFRGLMAKPLGTVPRGQPQLGGSPLGHDFRRPWQDQPPGTAGSSSSPCHSPSPRRQAWHSRDSSTSGCSQAAALAGSPGTPWGPGTALPAGAGAQHNACLDESGERSSPACSPLPHAMAAPGPGEANPVVGTAAPNPDPPTETGVDGAQPVPEASEAPVLVPREAATENGVCAAGDADRTPDKTFSSASFPSVDEVSDEDTAELTSGVFTDFSGDYMERVEAAPAFKSLQKQLGTPDSLESLDIPSTASSCEAFSPTAFTPAGQPKALDSGYDTENNESPEFVLKEPHEPREPEAFGQLGKPPPGLPGDEGEGAATETRLSTSLGAELHSLAEKNPYRDSAYFSDYDAEAERGPKDEEDSDGSQTPEAEEGPRPPMQDVGRAPVLGEDPLHPPGAPGSPPAVPGVAVAVDVQAAGGLAGDWREAEARSAPASPTGQGSGTDWRSIGTVPVPGSSLRPDGDACPPGSVPPKTFFLTPVLASPGEPVSIGGIGVPEGIPGLGGTAAGGEQTVPPMPGLGELGLPPEGTAVGDAPGGPSTLLPGDESPPGLSPLLSAREPRLAAPERREEPEEEEEDTEDSDESDEELRCYNIQEQSEESEEESPAVPIVVAESQSSRNLRSLLKMPSLLSEAFCEDLERKKKAVSFYDDVTIYLFDQESPTRELAEQSFPEPPQPSGQPPAGSSPPSPADRLGASDDSLDGNASEESGGFEWDDDFPLMPVKPSLMSSLTGTPAEPDPAVPALPALVPAQKQVLPIQFSRFTVSPAPVSRFSITHVSDSDMDSIGGSSEDGDRE